A single region of the Yersinia entomophaga genome encodes:
- a CDS encoding AraC family transcriptional regulator, protein MVSIDDIQRELAQKVAQLAQGNGLTTSAVPKVKLLFSNAHQPRTPVMYTPSIVIIFQGKKVGYLGSKIFQYDPKNYLLLTVTLPFECETFASPQEPLAGLSIQVDHPMLQDLLVDIGDDELDKPRGNTNGVNAALLTEEMLCATERLLDVMAKPLDARVLGPQIVREILFYVLSGPCGAPLQELVNRHSHFNQIAKALRRIENQFAENLNVEQLAAEVNMSISAFHHNFKAVTNTSPLQYLKTYRLHRARILMIHDGLKASTAAIRVGYESASQFSREFKRYFGHTPSDERAKLRSH, encoded by the coding sequence ATGGTGAGCATTGACGATATTCAGCGGGAACTGGCGCAAAAAGTCGCGCAACTGGCACAGGGAAACGGGTTGACGACGTCCGCGGTTCCCAAGGTTAAGCTGCTGTTTTCCAATGCCCATCAACCACGTACGCCGGTGATGTATACCCCCAGTATTGTGATCATCTTTCAAGGTAAAAAAGTAGGCTATCTGGGGAGTAAAATCTTTCAGTATGATCCGAAAAACTATCTGTTACTGACGGTGACGCTGCCGTTTGAATGTGAAACATTTGCCAGCCCGCAAGAACCGCTTGCCGGATTATCCATTCAGGTTGATCACCCAATGCTACAGGATCTGCTGGTGGATATTGGTGACGATGAGCTGGATAAACCCCGAGGTAATACCAACGGCGTCAACGCTGCATTGCTTACGGAAGAGATGCTGTGTGCCACCGAGCGCCTGTTGGACGTTATGGCCAAACCGCTGGATGCCAGAGTGTTAGGGCCGCAAATCGTGCGCGAGATTCTGTTTTATGTGCTATCCGGCCCTTGTGGTGCTCCGTTGCAGGAGTTGGTGAATCGTCACAGTCATTTTAATCAGATAGCTAAGGCGCTACGGCGCATTGAGAATCAATTTGCAGAAAATCTTAATGTGGAGCAGTTGGCGGCAGAAGTGAATATGAGCATTTCGGCTTTCCACCATAATTTCAAAGCGGTAACCAATACTTCTCCACTGCAATATTTGAAAACCTATCGTTTACACCGAGCCAGAATATTGATGATTCACGATGGATTGAAGGCCAGTACGGCGGCTATTCGGGTGGGGTATGAGAGTGCGTCGCAGTTTAGCCGAGAATTTAAACGTTACTTTGGTCATACGCCTAGCGACGAGCGGGCAAAACTGCGCAGTCACTAG
- the yqhD gene encoding alcohol dehydrogenase: protein MQNFTLHTPTKVLFGKGQIAELANQIPADARVLITYGGGSVKSTGVMDQVYQALKNHQFEEFGGIEPNPTYETLMKAVELIRAGDFDFLLAVGGGSVLDGTKFIAAAVAYPEDPWQILETAGSNITEAIPMGSVLTLPATGSEANNGAVVSRRSTGDKRHFFSPHVQPLFAILDPVVTYTLPKRQVANGVVDAFVHTIEQYLTYPVNAKVQDRFAEGLLLTLIEEGPKALENPKDYDVRANIMWSATMALNGLIGAGVPQDWATHMLGHELTALHGLDHAQTLAVVLPSLLEAKKEQKRAKLLQYAERVWNLHEGTEEQRIDGAIAATRHFFEAMGVPTRLSEYGLDGSTIPSLIKKLDEHGYRSLGEHGDITLADSQRIYEAAI from the coding sequence ATGCAAAACTTTACTCTTCATACCCCGACTAAAGTCCTGTTCGGTAAAGGCCAGATTGCTGAATTGGCGAACCAAATTCCTGCCGATGCCCGCGTATTGATTACCTACGGCGGCGGTAGCGTGAAAAGCACCGGCGTGATGGATCAAGTCTATCAAGCATTGAAAAACCATCAATTCGAAGAGTTTGGTGGTATCGAGCCTAACCCAACTTATGAAACCTTGATGAAAGCCGTTGAACTGATTCGCGCCGGTGATTTCGACTTCCTGCTGGCGGTCGGCGGCGGTTCCGTTTTGGACGGCACCAAGTTCATCGCTGCGGCCGTGGCTTACCCTGAAGATCCGTGGCAGATTCTAGAAACTGCCGGTAGCAACATCACCGAAGCTATTCCTATGGGTTCTGTACTGACCCTGCCAGCTACTGGCTCTGAAGCCAATAATGGCGCGGTAGTCAGCCGCCGTAGCACCGGTGACAAACGTCATTTCTTCTCACCGCACGTTCAGCCGCTTTTTGCCATTCTGGACCCAGTGGTGACCTATACGTTGCCTAAGCGTCAGGTCGCGAATGGCGTGGTAGATGCTTTCGTACACACCATTGAGCAATATCTGACTTACCCGGTAAATGCCAAGGTACAAGACCGTTTTGCAGAAGGTTTACTGCTAACCCTGATTGAAGAAGGCCCGAAAGCGCTTGAAAATCCGAAAGATTACGACGTTCGCGCTAATATCATGTGGAGTGCCACTATGGCGCTGAACGGTCTGATCGGTGCTGGCGTACCGCAGGATTGGGCGACTCATATGCTGGGCCACGAGCTGACAGCTCTGCATGGGTTAGACCACGCACAGACTCTGGCAGTGGTGTTGCCATCTCTGCTGGAAGCGAAAAAAGAGCAGAAACGCGCCAAATTGCTGCAATACGCAGAACGCGTTTGGAATTTGCATGAAGGGACCGAAGAACAGCGTATTGATGGCGCGATTGCCGCAACCCGTCATTTCTTCGAGGCAATGGGTGTACCAACCCGTTTGTCTGAATACGGTCTGGATGGCAGCACTATTCCAAGCCTGATCAAAAAGTTGGACGAACACGGCTACCGCAGCCTGGGGGAACACGGCGATATTACGCTGGCAGATAGCCAACGTATCTACGAAGCCGCAATCTGA
- the ahr gene encoding NADPH-dependent aldehyde reductase Ahr has translation MSNQSVTPSTESDNHIQAWAAPAAGQPLESFVFDAGPLADDDIEVSIDYCGVCHSDLSMINNDWGITAYPFVPGHEVVGKISRIGQHAKNKGLKIGQVVGVGWNRGSCMHCHPCVSGDQHLCHEVQPTIIGRHGGFADRIRSHWAWAIPLPEGVDITSAGPLFCGGITVFNPLLQYDVRPTQRVGVVGIGGLGHMAIRFMKAWGCEVTAFTSSNTKRDEALSLGAHRVVASNDSKALAKIANQLDFILVTANASLDWDAYVSTLAPKGRLHFVGAIPEPVPVHIFAFIGKQAELSASPTGAPARLAEMLAFCARHEIKPQVEHFPLSKINDAIEHLHAGKARYRVVLDMHA, from the coding sequence ATGTCGAACCAATCAGTTACACCCTCGACTGAATCTGATAATCACATCCAGGCTTGGGCCGCTCCTGCTGCGGGCCAGCCGTTAGAATCCTTCGTATTTGATGCCGGGCCACTGGCTGATGATGATATTGAGGTCAGCATTGATTATTGCGGGGTTTGCCACTCAGATTTATCCATGATCAACAATGACTGGGGCATCACCGCCTACCCCTTTGTCCCCGGCCATGAAGTGGTGGGAAAAATCTCTCGTATTGGCCAACATGCCAAAAACAAAGGATTAAAAATCGGTCAAGTGGTGGGCGTTGGCTGGAATCGCGGCAGTTGTATGCATTGCCATCCCTGTGTTTCCGGCGATCAGCATTTGTGCCATGAAGTTCAGCCCACGATTATTGGCCGCCACGGCGGTTTTGCCGATCGGATTCGCAGTCATTGGGCATGGGCAATTCCGCTGCCGGAAGGTGTGGATATTACCAGCGCGGGGCCGCTATTTTGCGGTGGAATCACCGTCTTCAATCCTCTGCTGCAATACGATGTTCGCCCCACACAGCGAGTGGGCGTGGTCGGTATCGGCGGGCTAGGCCATATGGCGATTCGCTTTATGAAAGCCTGGGGCTGCGAAGTGACCGCTTTTACCTCGTCTAATACCAAACGTGACGAAGCGCTTTCTCTCGGCGCTCATCGCGTGGTTGCCAGCAATGACAGCAAAGCGCTGGCAAAAATTGCGAACCAGCTCGATTTTATCTTAGTGACTGCAAATGCCTCCTTGGATTGGGATGCCTATGTCAGTACGCTGGCACCTAAAGGTCGGTTGCATTTTGTCGGGGCGATCCCGGAGCCGGTTCCAGTGCATATTTTTGCTTTTATCGGGAAACAGGCTGAGCTATCGGCATCACCGACCGGCGCACCGGCTCGCTTGGCAGAAATGCTGGCGTTCTGTGCACGTCACGAAATTAAACCTCAGGTTGAGCATTTTCCCCTGAGCAAGATAAACGACGCCATTGAGCATTTACACGCGGGAAAAGCACGTTATCGCGTCGTGTTGGATATGCACGCTTAA
- the dkgA gene encoding 2,5-didehydrogluconate reductase DkgA — protein MTNQPIIKLHDGSIMPQLGLGVWKASHEDVQAAVTKALEIGYRSVDTAAIYKNEEGVGLALKSAAIPREKLFITTKLWNEDQAHPQQALETSLEKLQLDYVDLYLIHWPDPKQNRFVAAWRELIKLREQGLTRSIGVCNFHIPHLQRLLDETGVAPVINQIELHPLLQQRQLHAWNATHHIATESWSPLAQGGEGVFEQPLIHRLAEKYSKTPAQIVIRWHLDSGLIVIPKSVTPSRIRENFEVFDFKLEKDELSEIAKLDIGNRLGPDPDSF, from the coding sequence ATGACAAATCAACCGATTATTAAACTGCATGATGGCAGCATAATGCCCCAGCTTGGGCTAGGCGTATGGAAAGCTAGCCACGAGGACGTTCAGGCTGCGGTCACCAAAGCGCTGGAAATTGGCTATCGTTCAGTTGATACAGCGGCAATTTACAAAAATGAAGAAGGCGTAGGTTTAGCGTTGAAATCCGCCGCGATTCCTCGCGAAAAGCTGTTCATCACCACCAAACTCTGGAATGAAGATCAGGCTCATCCACAACAGGCGTTAGAAACCAGCCTGGAAAAACTCCAGTTGGATTATGTGGATCTGTATTTAATTCACTGGCCAGATCCAAAACAGAATCGCTTTGTCGCAGCTTGGCGGGAACTGATTAAGCTCAGAGAACAGGGGCTAACTCGCAGTATTGGCGTTTGTAACTTCCATATTCCACACCTGCAACGGCTGCTGGATGAAACCGGCGTCGCTCCGGTGATTAACCAGATTGAACTGCATCCTTTGCTGCAACAGCGTCAGCTTCACGCCTGGAATGCCACTCATCACATTGCCACCGAGTCCTGGAGCCCGCTGGCACAGGGCGGAGAAGGCGTATTTGAACAACCGCTGATTCATCGACTGGCGGAGAAATACAGCAAAACTCCGGCGCAAATTGTCATTCGCTGGCATCTGGATAGCGGGTTAATCGTCATTCCTAAATCCGTCACGCCGTCTCGTATCAGAGAAAACTTTGAAGTTTTTGATTTCAAACTGGAAAAAGACGAACTCAGCGAGATCGCCAAATTGGACATTGGCAATCGTCTGGGGCCAGATCCCGATAGTTTTTAA
- the ftsP gene encoding cell division protein FtsP — protein MSLSRRQFIQASGLALCAGSLPLRAQASGTQQPPLPVPPLLESRRGQPLFLTLQRAHWAFMSGRKKAEVWGINGSYLGPTVRVYSGDDVKLIYSNRLSEPVSMTISGLQVPGTLMGGAPRMMSPGVDWSPVLPIRQSAATCWYHANTPNRMAPHVYNGLAGMWLVEDEVSKALPLPSHYGVDDFPIIIQDKRLDSFGVPEYNPPAKGGFIGDTLLVNGVQSPFVEVSRGWVRLRLLNASNSRRYTLQISDGRPFHVVASDQGFLPAPVAVQQLSLAPGERREVLIDMSQGSEVSITAGESAGIMDRLRGLFEPSSILISTLVLTLKPTGLLPLVTDNLPMRLLADQILDGNVVRSREFRLGDNLPGINGAIWDMNRVDAQAQQGTWERWTLHADMPQAFHIQGVSFLVKNVNGAPAMAEDRGWKDTVWVDGDVELLVYFNQVSSEHFPFLFYSQTLEMADRGSTGQLVTQPAPI, from the coding sequence ATGTCACTTAGTCGTCGCCAGTTCATTCAGGCTTCGGGCTTAGCGCTATGCGCAGGTTCACTGCCATTGAGGGCACAGGCTAGCGGTACGCAGCAACCTCCCTTACCGGTTCCCCCATTGCTGGAATCCCGCCGTGGCCAACCGCTGTTTTTAACGTTACAGCGCGCGCACTGGGCATTCATGTCTGGCCGTAAAAAGGCGGAAGTGTGGGGCATCAATGGCTCCTATCTGGGGCCAACGGTCAGAGTGTACAGCGGCGATGATGTCAAGTTGATTTACAGCAACCGACTGTCTGAGCCGGTTTCTATGACTATCAGCGGTTTACAGGTTCCCGGCACTTTAATGGGCGGAGCGCCGCGCATGATGTCACCGGGCGTAGATTGGTCTCCAGTGCTGCCGATCCGTCAAAGCGCTGCCACCTGTTGGTATCACGCCAATACGCCTAATCGTATGGCTCCCCATGTCTATAACGGGCTGGCGGGAATGTGGTTGGTGGAAGATGAGGTGAGTAAAGCACTGCCGCTGCCTAGCCACTACGGCGTTGATGATTTCCCGATTATTATTCAGGACAAACGACTGGACAGCTTTGGCGTTCCGGAATATAACCCGCCGGCCAAGGGCGGCTTTATCGGTGATACTTTGCTGGTTAACGGGGTGCAAAGTCCGTTTGTCGAAGTTTCTCGTGGATGGGTGCGTTTGCGTTTGCTGAACGCCTCGAACTCCCGCCGCTATACTCTGCAAATCAGCGATGGCCGACCTTTCCACGTTGTGGCTAGCGATCAGGGTTTCCTGCCCGCGCCCGTTGCTGTACAACAGCTATCGCTGGCACCGGGTGAGCGACGCGAAGTGTTGATTGATATGTCGCAGGGCAGCGAGGTTTCCATTACTGCCGGTGAGTCTGCGGGTATTATGGATCGTCTGCGCGGGCTGTTTGAACCCTCCAGTATCTTGATCTCCACGCTGGTTTTGACCTTAAAGCCGACGGGTTTACTGCCGCTGGTAACTGATAATCTGCCAATGCGACTATTGGCCGACCAAATTCTTGACGGCAACGTTGTACGCTCTCGTGAATTTCGTTTGGGCGATAACTTACCGGGCATTAACGGCGCGATTTGGGATATGAATCGGGTTGACGCACAGGCGCAGCAGGGAACCTGGGAACGCTGGACGCTGCACGCCGATATGCCGCAGGCTTTCCATATTCAGGGCGTATCTTTCCTAGTGAAAAATGTGAACGGCGCTCCGGCAATGGCGGAAGACCGTGGTTGGAAAGATACGGTTTGGGTCGATGGCGATGTAGAGCTGCTGGTGTATTTCAATCAGGTCTCTTCCGAGCATTTCCCATTCCTGTTCTACAGCCAGACGCTGGAAATGGCCGATCGCGGCTCTACCGGTCAATTGGTGACACAGCCTGCTCCGATTTAA
- a CDS encoding 1-acylglycerol-3-phosphate O-acyltransferase, which yields MLLILRSVLAVLYCLLVCVFGSIYCLFSPRNPRHVATFGHLFGRMSRLFGITVEQRIPAEAAEYGNCIYIANHQNNYDMVTMSNVVQPGTVTVGKKSLLWIPLFGPLYWLTGNLLIDRENRAKAHGTIAQVVEQVKKRNISIWMFPEGTRSRGRGLLPFKTGAFHAAIAAGVPIVPICVSNTNGNINLNRWNNGLVIVEMLPPIDTSGYSKERVRELAEHCRNLMATKIEQLDAEVAKYAAEKK from the coding sequence ATGTTATTAATTTTGCGCTCAGTACTGGCGGTTTTGTATTGCTTATTGGTGTGTGTGTTTGGTTCGATTTACTGTCTTTTCAGTCCACGAAATCCCCGCCACGTTGCGACCTTCGGACATTTGTTTGGCCGAATGTCCCGACTATTCGGTATCACCGTTGAACAACGTATTCCAGCGGAAGCTGCAGAGTATGGCAACTGTATCTATATCGCTAACCACCAGAATAATTACGATATGGTTACTATGTCGAATGTGGTTCAGCCTGGTACGGTAACCGTTGGTAAAAAAAGCCTGCTGTGGATTCCACTGTTTGGGCCACTGTATTGGCTGACCGGTAACCTGCTGATTGACCGCGAGAATCGCGCTAAAGCCCACGGAACTATTGCGCAAGTGGTTGAGCAAGTTAAGAAACGTAATATTTCTATCTGGATGTTCCCGGAAGGAACCCGTAGCCGCGGTCGTGGTCTGTTGCCGTTTAAAACTGGCGCTTTCCATGCTGCTATCGCCGCTGGCGTACCTATCGTGCCGATTTGTGTTTCCAATACCAATGGTAATATTAATTTGAACCGTTGGAATAATGGATTGGTGATAGTAGAAATGCTGCCACCTATTGATACCAGCGGCTACAGCAAAGAGCGAGTGCGCGAACTCGCCGAGCATTGCCGTAATCTGATGGCGACCAAAATTGAGCAGCTTGATGCTGAAGTTGCTAAGTACGCAGCAGAAAAAAAATAA
- the parC gene encoding DNA topoisomerase IV subunit A, whose translation MSDLTHDGAERLPLHTFTENAYLNYSMYVIMDRALPFIGDGLKPVQRRIVYAMSELGLSNSAKFKKSARTVGDVLGKYHPHGDSACYEAMVLMAQPFSYRYPLVDGQGNWGAPDDPKSFAAMRYTESRLSKYAEVLLGELGQGTVDWVPNFDGTMQEPKMLPARLPNILLNGTTGIAVGMATDIPPHNVREIAQAVVALIDKPHTSLEELLEFVQGPDFPTEAEIITPRDEIRKIYQNGRGSVRMRAVWKKEDGSAVITALPHQVSGAKVLEQIANQMRAKKLPMVEDLRDESDHENPTRLVIVPRTNRVDLEQVMNHLFATTDLERSYRINMNMIGLDHRPSVKGLLEILTEWLEFRRDTVRKRLNYRLDKVLKRLHILEGLLVAFLNIDEVIHIIRTEDEPKPLLMQHFGISETQAEAILELKLRHLAKLEEVKIRGEQDELAKERDQLQALLASERKLNTLIKKEIQADAAAYGDDRRSPLTERSEAKAMSEHDIVPSEPVTIVLSEMGWVRSAKGHDIDPSGLSYKAGDSFRSAARGKSNQPVVFIDSTGRSYALDPLTLPSARGQGEPLTGKLTPPPGATIEQVLMAPDDQKLLMASNAGYGFVCTFNDLVAKNRAGKAMITLPENAKALPPLEIHGPDDMLLSITMAGRMLMFPVADLPELSKGKGNKIVSIPAAQAAAGEDGLAWLFVLPPQTSVTLYFGKRKLTLRPEDLQKFRAERGRKGSPLPRGLQKIDRVEVDAPARPEQPENNQ comes from the coding sequence ATGAGTGATTTGACTCATGACGGTGCAGAGCGCTTACCGCTGCACACATTTACTGAAAACGCCTATTTGAACTATTCCATGTACGTCATCATGGATCGGGCGTTGCCGTTTATCGGCGATGGTTTAAAGCCGGTACAACGCCGCATTGTGTATGCCATGTCCGAACTGGGTCTGAGCAACAGTGCCAAATTTAAGAAATCAGCGCGTACCGTGGGTGATGTGCTGGGTAAATACCATCCTCACGGCGATAGCGCCTGCTATGAAGCTATGGTGTTGATGGCGCAGCCGTTCTCTTACCGTTATCCGCTGGTGGACGGGCAGGGTAACTGGGGGGCACCGGACGATCCTAAATCGTTCGCAGCGATGCGTTATACCGAATCTCGTTTATCCAAATATGCCGAAGTGCTACTGGGTGAATTGGGGCAGGGGACGGTGGATTGGGTGCCAAACTTTGACGGCACCATGCAGGAGCCGAAAATGCTGCCTGCGCGCCTGCCAAACATACTGCTGAACGGTACTACCGGCATTGCCGTTGGTATGGCGACGGATATTCCGCCGCATAACGTGCGGGAGATTGCTCAGGCGGTAGTGGCGTTGATTGATAAGCCCCATACCTCGCTGGAAGAATTGCTAGAGTTCGTACAAGGCCCTGATTTCCCAACCGAAGCGGAAATCATTACACCAAGAGACGAAATCCGTAAGATTTATCAGAATGGCCGTGGCTCTGTGCGAATGCGCGCGGTATGGAAAAAAGAAGACGGCAGCGCGGTGATTACAGCGTTGCCTCATCAGGTTTCCGGTGCCAAGGTTCTGGAACAAATCGCCAACCAAATGCGAGCGAAAAAGCTGCCGATGGTAGAGGATTTGCGCGATGAATCGGATCATGAAAATCCGACTCGCCTGGTGATCGTGCCACGAACCAATCGCGTCGATCTCGAACAGGTAATGAACCACCTCTTCGCGACAACCGATCTGGAACGCAGCTACCGTATCAATATGAATATGATCGGTCTAGATCATCGTCCGTCGGTGAAAGGCTTGCTGGAAATTCTGACCGAATGGCTGGAATTCCGCCGCGACACCGTGCGTAAGCGTTTGAACTATCGTCTGGATAAGGTATTGAAGCGTCTGCATATTTTAGAGGGTTTATTAGTCGCCTTCCTGAATATCGACGAAGTGATTCATATTATTCGTACCGAAGATGAGCCTAAGCCATTGCTAATGCAGCATTTCGGGATTTCCGAAACGCAGGCCGAAGCTATTCTGGAGCTGAAACTTCGTCATCTGGCCAAGCTGGAAGAGGTGAAGATTCGCGGTGAGCAGGATGAACTGGCGAAAGAGCGCGATCAATTGCAGGCGCTGCTGGCTTCTGAACGCAAGCTGAATACGCTGATCAAAAAAGAAATTCAGGCAGACGCGGCCGCTTATGGTGATGATCGCCGTTCGCCGCTGACCGAACGTAGTGAAGCCAAGGCGATGAGCGAGCACGATATTGTGCCTTCCGAGCCGGTAACTATTGTGCTGTCTGAGATGGGCTGGGTGCGAAGCGCCAAAGGCCATGATATCGATCCAAGCGGTTTAAGTTACAAAGCGGGAGATAGCTTCCGCTCCGCTGCTCGCGGCAAGAGTAATCAGCCGGTGGTGTTTATTGACTCCACCGGACGCAGCTATGCGCTGGATCCGCTGACGCTACCGTCTGCTCGTGGGCAAGGTGAGCCGCTAACCGGTAAGCTAACGCCGCCTCCGGGGGCGACCATTGAGCAGGTGTTGATGGCTCCGGACGATCAAAAACTGTTGATGGCTTCTAACGCCGGTTACGGTTTTGTCTGTACTTTCAACGATCTGGTGGCTAAGAACCGCGCGGGTAAAGCCATGATTACTCTACCGGAAAACGCGAAAGCGTTGCCGCCGCTGGAAATTCATGGCCCGGATGATATGTTGCTTTCCATCACCATGGCTGGACGTATGCTGATGTTCCCGGTGGCCGATTTGCCGGAGTTGTCGAAAGGGAAAGGGAATAAGATCGTCTCTATTCCGGCGGCGCAGGCGGCGGCAGGGGAAGACGGGCTAGCCTGGCTGTTTGTCTTGCCTCCGCAGACTTCGGTGACGCTGTACTTCGGCAAACGCAAGCTGACGCTGCGTCCAGAAGATTTACAGAAATTCCGTGCGGAACGTGGACGCAAAGGCTCGCCGTTGCCTCGTGGATTGCAGAAGATAGACCGGGTTGAAGTGGACGCGCCTGCGCGCCCTGAACAGCCTGAAAATAACCAGTAG
- a CDS encoding NAD(P)H-dependent oxidoreductase, protein MSNILIINAKKEFAHSKGALNDTLTKVATECLQEIGHQVKVTVVDQGYDIESEIQNFLWADTVIYQMPGWWMGPPWILKKYIDEIFTEGHGRLYQSDGRSRSENSKKYGSGGLLQGKTYMLSVTWNAPAEAFTDPNQFFHGVGVDGVYLPVHKANQFLGMEPLPTFMCNDVIKQPDIAGDIARYRQHLSTLFA, encoded by the coding sequence ATGAGTAACATACTGATTATTAATGCAAAGAAAGAATTTGCCCACTCAAAAGGGGCATTGAACGATACGCTGACCAAGGTTGCGACCGAGTGTCTGCAAGAAATCGGTCATCAGGTTAAGGTCACGGTTGTTGATCAAGGCTATGATATTGAATCTGAAATTCAGAATTTCCTCTGGGCCGATACGGTTATCTATCAGATGCCGGGTTGGTGGATGGGGCCGCCTTGGATTCTGAAAAAGTATATCGACGAAATCTTTACCGAAGGTCATGGCCGTTTGTATCAAAGCGATGGTCGTAGCCGTTCGGAAAACAGCAAGAAATACGGATCTGGCGGCCTGCTTCAAGGTAAAACTTACATGCTTTCCGTGACCTGGAATGCACCGGCAGAAGCCTTTACCGATCCAAATCAGTTCTTCCACGGCGTTGGCGTGGACGGCGTTTACCTGCCCGTTCATAAAGCGAATCAATTCCTTGGCATGGAACCTCTGCCAACCTTTATGTGCAACGACGTGATTAAACAGCCGGACATCGCAGGTGATATTGCACGTTATCGCCAGCATTTATCAACGCTGTTCGCCTAA
- a CDS encoding putative quinol monooxygenase, with amino-acid sequence MISVFAEIQVKPGRRQAVLDSFAQLLPDVLAEQGCGGYVPMVDVPTQLAWQRQAPDFIFMWEQWASVQHLEQHLAMPHMKRHQERVKDDVLDVVINIIDHALPAKA; translated from the coding sequence ATGATTAGCGTTTTCGCAGAAATTCAGGTTAAACCGGGCCGCCGTCAGGCGGTACTGGATTCCTTCGCCCAACTGCTGCCGGACGTACTGGCAGAGCAAGGCTGCGGCGGGTATGTCCCCATGGTTGATGTGCCAACTCAGTTAGCCTGGCAGCGCCAAGCGCCTGATTTCATTTTTATGTGGGAACAGTGGGCCAGCGTGCAACATCTGGAACAACATCTCGCCATGCCGCATATGAAGCGGCATCAGGAACGAGTGAAAGACGATGTATTGGACGTAGTTATCAATATTATTGATCACGCCCTGCCAGCCAAAGCCTGA
- a CDS encoding LysR substrate-binding domain-containing protein, with the protein MKITLEELQAFISVVDSGSITAAAEQRNQTTSGISRALSRLEQKLETTLLRRTTRRLELTEEGELFLAHARQIIGAVDDAEEQIALRRLKPAGRLRVNAAVPFMQHVIVPMIGGFRELYPQIDLELNTDDLNIDLLEQRTDVAIRIGALRDSTIHARLLGSSRLRILASPEYIQRHGAPETIEALAEHSLLGFTQPEFLNQWALPYLPGGRSSITPCLAASSGETLRHLALNGQGIVELSDFMTREDQLEGRLVQVLAEQTLEAWQPINAVYYRNTQLAARITCFLDYVSEQIRLQGSHWLKAEK; encoded by the coding sequence ATGAAAATCACCTTAGAAGAACTTCAAGCTTTTATCTCGGTGGTGGACAGCGGTTCGATCACGGCGGCGGCGGAACAACGCAATCAAACCACATCGGGTATTAGCCGGGCGCTGAGCCGTCTGGAGCAAAAACTGGAAACCACCTTGCTGCGGCGTACCACGCGTCGGCTGGAGTTAACCGAGGAAGGAGAGCTGTTTTTGGCTCACGCTCGGCAGATTATTGGCGCGGTGGATGATGCCGAAGAACAAATCGCACTGCGACGGCTGAAACCAGCCGGGAGACTGCGAGTCAACGCCGCGGTGCCTTTTATGCAGCATGTGATCGTGCCGATGATTGGCGGTTTTCGCGAGTTATATCCGCAGATCGATCTGGAGTTGAATACCGACGATCTGAATATCGATCTGCTGGAGCAGCGGACGGATGTTGCCATTCGTATTGGCGCTCTGCGCGACTCGACGATTCATGCCCGCTTATTGGGTTCCAGCCGTCTGCGGATTCTGGCTAGCCCGGAATATATTCAGCGCCACGGTGCGCCAGAAACGATAGAAGCACTGGCTGAGCACAGCTTATTAGGATTTACTCAACCGGAATTTCTGAATCAGTGGGCGTTACCTTATTTGCCCGGCGGTCGCTCATCGATTACGCCTTGCTTGGCGGCATCCAGTGGGGAAACTTTGCGCCATTTGGCACTGAATGGACAAGGAATCGTCGAGTTATCCGATTTTATGACGCGGGAAGATCAGTTGGAAGGACGCTTGGTGCAGGTGCTGGCGGAGCAAACGCTGGAAGCCTGGCAACCGATCAATGCGGTTTATTATCGTAATACGCAGTTGGCTGCGCGGATCACCTGCTTTCTGGATTACGTGAGCGAGCAGATTCGTTTGCAGGGTAGCCATTGGCTCAAAGCAGAAAAATAG